GAGGTTATACAATCAATAACAATGCAGTTTTGTGCGCCACTGCAGTTTAGTGCGTTGTGGAATTGAGTAGTGTTTTCGTGGTGATGATTTAAATCAAATCCGTCAACTATTACGTAATCCACAATtctaaatttaagaaaataaatatactactcagatagtttttttattttgtttaaatttgtcTCCTTTACATGGGAAATGAGAAGTGTAGACATGCTTTTCTTAGTGGCCACTCTGCTTATGTACTTCATTGACCACAAAGGTGTACTTTTGCTAACTTAATAACCACTTCAAGACCATCCGTTGAACCAAATATATCAATTCCGTCAAAATTATGTCGCAACATAAAGTCGAGGGCGTTCCTAGCCAGAATCAAAAACCTTGAAGCTCCAAAAGGCATGAAATTTAGCTGAGGGATGCGAAGAGAAATCAATAACTTGACATTAAGGGAGATTTTGATAGCCAACAGCTGCTCGTACATGTTCAGTTCTACAAAATAAAGTGTTCTTAGACCTGAGGAATGAGCGTCGTCTTGTCCGATGGGAATTATCTGCAATGTAGACGGGTCGATGTCAGCAAATGCGTAAATGAGATGAGTGCAGAGATTCTTCCGAATGTCCTCAGGCATCAAACGACTCCCGGACATGCTGTACTGTGCCCAGAAAGGGTAGTAGCACATTGTTTCTGCTCTTGATTATTAAAATTACTTGGCTTATTTTTAGACAGAGTTTGATAGAAATTAATCATGATTACAAATAagatcattatattattataaaacgtGAGTTTAaattgtattaattaattattaatcttaGATTAACccgaaaaaattcaatttaaatagcATTTATACCATTTTTGAACGATATGCGATAAGTACTGGTTTAAATCGGATTTAAAAATCAAGTTAGTTTTGATCTAAAACTACTAATGATCGAGAAAACGTTGCCTTCAGGAGCGCAATAGAGATTCATTGGAAGAGCCATTGGGCGATATCGTGTTTTAGCGTCTTAAAATCATAAGGGACCAATTTTGATTAGAAATcgcaaataaattaatattattatattattttttaaaaattattataattatcaaaataattattatctGCAACGCTTTATCAGTATTTTTGAATGATGTCTCGTGGAAGGCCGTCTGCATCgactattattgttaataatactcAACCAACATATGATTTGTTACTATTTGAATTGAATCACCGAGATTTTGTGGAAATAACAATGACCACGCAAGATACGGTCAATTGGTTGGCTCAATATCAGCTAATCAAAAATTCGATGAAATGCGAAAACTGCAGCACGGATTGCCGTCTTCTTTCAGACAAATCCCGACtcgaaaattaaaatggaaatgtAAAACATGCAATTTCTCAAAATCGATTCGAGATGGCAGCTTTTTCTCACATAGTCATTTTGAATTGAAGGAAATTTTGGACTATATCTATTTTTGGGCACTCAATTCAGAAACGATTATCTGCAGCAAAGAAACTcgatcagactttaaaaaaacatcaattgaTTGGGGCAACTTTTTACGTGATGTATGCGTAAAGTGTGTCGAGGACCATCCTTGTTCTCTTGGTGGAATTAACCCAGAAACTATGTTGCAAATTGTCGTAGAAGtggatgaaacaaaatattttcatcgaaaATACGCAAGAGGTACCTGGCACGAAGGGCATTGGGTTGTTGGTGGAAAAGAGAGGGGCAACCCTAGGAATATTTTTCTGGTCGAAGTTCCTGATCGGAGTCGAGACACGCTGATTCCAATAATCCAAACTCATGTACAGACCGGATCGATTATCTGTACGGATTATTGGCCAGCCTACAATAGAATCGAATTGTTAGGATATTCCGATCATTTAAGAGTCAACCACAGCCGCAATTTTGTTGACCAGAACAATCGCTCCACACATACGCAGGGAATCGAGTCATTGTGGTCTCACGCCAAGAAAAAGCTAAAAAGGATGAATGGGACATCCCGTGTTCTTTTTAATTCTtatctggcggaatttgaatggcGGTGGAGAAATGATACGTATCCCTGTGGAGGCGAGAATgcatttattaaaatgttaataaCTATTAATTCTCAGTATCCTTTGTCTTAATAATTCGAGTTTTTCACTGTTTTCATGTTTTACTAAGTTACTGTAAAaatgtagttttaaaaaaatttaaattagggTTGCCACAGTAttgtacatataaatttaattataataatttttaaaaaataatataataacattaatttatttGCGATTTCTAATCAAAATTGGTCCCTTATGATTTTAAGACGCTAAAACACGATATCGCCGAGCCATTGCTTCTCCCGATGCTTTCGTCGTCTTTTGGAGATCAGTTGCAGATTCTCCCAACGAGTTCCAGAATatttcggatatttgtcttcgAGAAAGTGTCCGTGGACGTAGAGTCCCACGCGAGGAATTTCCCATTAATCCACGGAAAACGGTGACTCCATTTCCCGTCTCCACGTTCAAGCCCAACATGTTCAAGTTCGGTGGCTATTGCTCTGTCCTCTTGACACCAAGATCCCGAGCAAGCTGTATATAATCGCCATCCTCTTCATCCTTATTTATAAGTGCTCTTCTTGTAGCCATATCTGGTTTAATTTTTTGTCGTATAGAGAAATGTCTGGCTTGCTATATTGAATTTTTGATTGGGTTGGAATAGTATTATTAATAAGGAACAGTTTGaatgatatttaaatattcatcaaATTTTGATTTCTCAAAACAGAGAtcgataattctgatttaatttttcaaaacagGGATTAAATCGGGTTTGTAGTTGTTGCGACATTCCCATATGTTTCTGTTGCTGCTATCGTAGAAAAATATCTTATTATTGGTAGTCATtgcttaaaacaataaaaatgatattaaatccaatttttataTAGATAGCGTGAAAATACGACATCATTCAGCATTCGGATGTAAATGAACTCACTCTACCGCTACACTTACGTAATCAAAAGGAATTCATAGGCGATTGCATTTGTGGCCAATTTCTCCAATTTGATCTACCAAGATTTTTACGTGCTAAAAATAAGCGtctcttcttcatttttctgATGAAGGAGGAAGACAGTCAGCCGTATGTCCCAAGGCCAGGAAGTATTCCTTCGCGGAAATCAACAGTAGAATGAATGCTCGGAGACTGCTGAGGCACTTCTACAAACCTCACCCAATCATCACAGTGCTGGAATACCTTTTCGGAAGCAGTTTTTCaggtaaattttatataaattatggtCGAAAACACGgatcaaatttcaattttttgtaGAATTGTAGGTCACTGAACCCGAGTTGCGccaaattttctaaaaatgtattatttatcagatttttttttattttttattcttaaaatttttataaattatgacGAATTCTAGGATTGTCAAATTTAAATTGAcactagaattttttttaaatcgaatcTTGGAATTAACGGATTTAAGAAAGGCGAATCTGGGGGAATTTACTGTACACTTAAATTCATTTTAACATGGATACAAAAACTTTCATTTCTATTGGAAGCATGTGTGGAGCCTATATGGTGAAGCTTCTTACTGAAACAGAATGATTGTAAAAAAAAGTCCGAAGAGGCATAAAAGTGTCTCATTAAAAAACCAGTGTCTAATCGCCTAGGGAAtcgttatttcttttgtttgtttttaacaataataatactgatatgaCTTTGAAAACGAACTAGTCTAAAATATTATTTGCTGCCACCGATCGAGTGTTCTTGGACatcaaaatatgtttttatgCCGGAATAATTTCCAGTTGGTCCACCATGCCGCTGTTGTTCTCTTCATGGACGACTCTTCTCCAATGGAAGGGAAGGTTTCCCGCACTGAACCGGTTTGTTGGAGACAGTAGGACTACTTATATGTTGGCGAATGGACTGTTTTCAGCAATTGTGAGTTTACAGGATTCCTTGTTAACTGATTTGTGTTCTCTTTGTGTGTGCTATATGAGCATCATGTCTCTGTGGCACACCTCTTACATTGCCCCGCAAGCAGGGTGTTTTCTTGTTCCTGTGGGTTCAGTGCGGCGTTTAATCCAAATTTTTCCCAGTCAGTAAGTCGCACACACTTAAATTAGAAAGAATCAATATGATCAACGCAGAGTGTGCAAATGACTTGATGAGTCTCATGCGTGGAATAGAGGAGCCCTTTGATACAAATGTTGTTTTGAATCCAATCCATATTTGCTAACTGACTTGGAGTTTGGCAAAACATCAAAGCATAATTCGGTCAATTTCCCATCTGATGAGTTATTCTGCCTCACTCACCAGTTTTGTCGGCTTGATTCTTGCGCTCTCTCCGTCTCTGACAAATTCCAGTTTTCGCCCTATTTGGCCCAAAAATGGAGGCTATGTGtcaattatattgttttttttaaatggcggGTAAATTAGTGACAAATTTTTCgcttttttcaattatttcaataTGTTCTTTGTAAAAATGAATATGTGGGTTCATGAGTCTGTGAATTAAGTATGAAATGGTTACATTTAACAAAGAGACTCAGTTTGGAGACCTGccgttaacagaagaaatgaaggGAGACTGAAAGTTGACTGAAGAGCCTCTTGTAAATTTATCGTCCGCCATGCCGCTGTTGTTCTCTTCGTGGGCAAGAGTTCTCTTATGTAGAGTACAGCGCAATCCATTCAAAAAAAGATGAAACAAGTATAATCATCAAAATAAATGGCTTATACCAATTCGCCTACTCTGCAAAAAActcttaaagtaaaaaaattgaaGGCAGTAAAAAAGAATCAACTTCGTTGCATGTCTTTGGTTAAAACATTGATACAAAATAAAATCctcataattaaaattttaatataatttcaattttattatttggTTGAaagaatattactattattaatgagGTAGATTTATGCGAGTTAATCAATCTGTAGGGAGCATTCTGGTTCATGATGTTTAGGGCTCTGTTTCAGATTACAGAAAAGACTGCCAAATTTAGGAATTGCTGAAGTAGaatcaaaactttaaaaaatcagCCCGCTATTCTTGAGCCTCCTTATAGCCTGAAGATGTATTTCTCTCTAGATGCACAAAATGTGTCGTTGCTACCCTAAACCTTCTGTccataataaagagaaaaacccgataacttttaaaatttcaaccaatTACATCTGAAGTGCTAGCCTTATTTAAGCCTGAACTTTAACGTCTCTCAGAATAAATCTGCATTACTTTTTTGACATGCAAAAAGCTCTATTCCCAGTAAAAATCCCTAAAGGAGTACGAATTGCCACAGCAACGTGTCTCTCGGATGGAATTGGCCACGCACTGTCCTCTCACAGTTGCGAACCCTGGCTAAAGGTTATATGCTTTGTCGCACTCGGAGTACTCACAACAGaatctgaaaacaataataaagaaaaaaaactcccGCATCAACTTAATCaagaaactgaaaggaaacaGAATGAATTTTTGCAGTTGTCACAGGCCTAGGGTGTTACCAAGCCTAGGTGGCTACACTTTCAGActttaaataaaattcaaaaaaatatttgaattctatttcaaaatctattttgtcaaaataaatattataaaatgacaaataccttacaaaacagaacagaaa
This portion of the Octopus sinensis unplaced genomic scaffold, ASM634580v1 Contig14403, whole genome shotgun sequence genome encodes:
- the LOC115230073 gene encoding probable chitinase 10, with the protein product MSGSRLMPEDIRKNLCTHLIYAFADIDPSTLQIIPIGQDDAHSSGLRTLYFVELNMYEQLLAIKISLNVKLLISLRIPQLNFMPFGASRFLILARNALDFMLRHNFDGIDIFGSTDGLEVVIKLAKVHLCGQ